A DNA window from Dehalococcoidales bacterium contains the following coding sequences:
- a CDS encoding DUF4349 domain-containing protein translates to MKNSVLVMMVILPFTLLLTGLNGCAGGGYDGGIPSTEPMPAPAPMEPDVDKSWESSEEYYPGDDVTIPSERMIVRNGSISLVVEDVTEARDEIEQLAAALGGWVVDSNIYGEAEEMRGWISIRVDSDKFDQALAELRALAVRVSSESTSTKDITEEYVDLQSRLKNAEATEAQYLALLQQAEEVDDILSIYDALSRIRYEIEQIKGRIQYLEQTSAMSLISIDLTPAVSLGPLVSPGWSASESLNSAIRGLTTFGQGLGTAFIWIGILSPIWGTILGITYWRRRRKRNQQAS, encoded by the coding sequence GTGAAAAATTCGGTCCTGGTTATGATGGTGATATTACCGTTTACCCTGCTCCTTACCGGCCTTAACGGTTGTGCCGGTGGTGGTTATGATGGAGGAATCCCGTCTACGGAGCCGATGCCGGCTCCGGCACCGATGGAGCCGGACGTAGACAAATCATGGGAAAGTAGTGAAGAGTATTACCCGGGAGATGACGTCACGATACCGTCCGAACGGATGATAGTCCGCAACGGAAGCATCTCGCTGGTGGTGGAGGATGTGACCGAGGCCCGTGATGAGATAGAGCAACTGGCGGCGGCGCTTGGCGGCTGGGTGGTGGACTCCAACATCTACGGTGAGGCAGAGGAGATGCGGGGGTGGATTTCTATTCGTGTCGACAGCGACAAGTTCGACCAGGCGCTGGCCGAGCTCAGAGCGCTGGCGGTAAGGGTAAGCTCGGAAAGCACCAGCACCAAGGATATCACCGAGGAATATGTCGACCTTCAGTCTCGTTTGAAGAACGCCGAGGCGACCGAGGCCCAGTATCTGGCCCTCCTGCAGCAGGCCGAGGAAGTGGATGATATCCTCAGTATCTACGATGCCCTGTCGCGGATACGTTATGAGATAGAGCAGATTAAGGGACGGATACAGTATCTGGAGCAGACTTCGGCAATGAGCCTGATTTCGATAGACCTGACCCCGGCGGTCAGTCTGGGTCCGCTGGTTTCCCCCGGCTGGAGTGCCAGCGAGTCGCTCAACTCCGCCATCCGCGGCCTGACCACCTTCGGGCAGGGGTTGGGAACGGCCTTTATCTGGATTGGCATCTTGAGCCCGATTTGGGGCACCATACTCGGGATTACCTACTGGCGCCGCCGCAGGAAGAGGAATCAGCAGGCGTCCTGA
- a CDS encoding DUF167 domain-containing protein — translation MENEAKISLRVYPGAPRNEVLGFVEGVLRVRIAAPPVKGKANRELLAFLSRLLGISERDLAITRGQTNRNKTVAVSGLSHQQVLERLQDAC, via the coding sequence TTGGAAAACGAAGCTAAAATCTCACTGCGGGTCTACCCCGGCGCCCCGAGAAACGAGGTTCTCGGCTTTGTCGAAGGGGTGCTGCGGGTAAGGATAGCTGCGCCACCGGTCAAAGGCAAGGCCAACCGGGAGTTGCTCGCTTTTCTCAGCCGGCTGCTGGGCATCAGCGAAAGAGACCTCGCCATCACCCGGGGGCAGACCAACCGTAACAAGACGGTAGCGGTCTCCGGTCTGAGCCATCAGCAAGTACTCGAGCGTCTTCAGGACGCCTGCTGA
- a CDS encoding CinA family protein has protein sequence MDRILAGLAKEAGDLLRRGGLTLGVVESASGGLLSHLITGVPGCSDYYKGSIISYSNEVKTGLVGVKGNTIAGYGVVSEQVAREMAQGGREVLSVDICLADTGIAGPGGAVPGKPVGLFYIGLADESGVYSRKHNFSGDREQNKLEAARAALQWLKEYLLDRKGL, from the coding sequence TTGGATCGGATTTTAGCCGGACTGGCGAAAGAAGCGGGTGACCTCCTTCGCCGCGGAGGGCTGACCCTGGGGGTGGTGGAGTCGGCCAGCGGCGGGCTGCTCTCGCACCTGATAACCGGCGTCCCCGGATGCTCGGACTACTATAAGGGGTCGATTATCTCTTATAGCAATGAGGTCAAGACCGGGCTGGTCGGGGTGAAGGGGAATACCATCGCCGGATACGGTGTCGTCAGCGAGCAGGTGGCCCGGGAGATGGCACAGGGTGGCCGGGAGGTACTCTCCGTTGATATCTGTCTGGCTGATACCGGCATCGCCGGTCCCGGCGGTGCTGTACCGGGGAAGCCGGTGGGGCTGTTCTACATCGGGCTGGCGGATGAGTCGGGGGTGTACAGCCGGAAACACAACTTCTCCGGCGACCGGGAGCAGAACAAGCTGGAGGCTGCCCGGGCGGCCCTGCAGTGGCTGAAGGAGTACCTGCTGGACCGGAAGGGCCTGTAG
- the rph gene encoding ribonuclease PH, with amino-acid sequence MKRADGRACDEMRPIKILPGYQEFADGSALIELGKTRVLCAVSVDDKVPPFLRGGGSGWVTAEYAMLPRATSTRTRRDSSLGGVTGRNQEIQRLIGRSLRAVTDLSALGERTLIVDCDVLQADGGTRTAAITGAYVAMHQAARRLADMGIISSIPFRTAIAATSVGIIHSNMMLDLCYDEDSSAAVDFNVVMTGKGEFVEIQGTAEGKPFPREAVDSLITLAEKGIRQLLQVQEEALKLV; translated from the coding sequence TTGAAAAGAGCTGACGGGCGAGCCTGTGACGAAATGCGGCCGATCAAGATACTGCCCGGATATCAGGAGTTTGCCGATGGCTCGGCGCTGATAGAGCTGGGCAAGACCCGGGTGCTGTGTGCGGTGAGTGTCGATGATAAGGTGCCGCCTTTCCTGAGGGGTGGTGGCAGCGGCTGGGTTACTGCGGAATATGCCATGCTGCCCCGCGCCACCTCTACCCGTACCCGGCGGGACTCTTCGCTGGGCGGAGTAACGGGCAGAAACCAGGAGATACAGCGCCTGATCGGGCGTTCGCTGCGGGCCGTGACCGACCTCAGTGCGCTGGGGGAGCGGACTCTGATCGTGGACTGTGACGTGCTTCAGGCTGACGGCGGCACCAGAACGGCTGCCATTACCGGTGCCTATGTGGCCATGCATCAGGCGGCGCGGAGACTGGCCGATATGGGGATAATATCATCCATCCCCTTTCGGACCGCGATAGCCGCTACCAGCGTCGGCATCATTCACAGCAATATGATGCTCGACCTGTGCTACGACGAAGACTCCAGTGCGGCGGTGGACTTTAATGTGGTCATGACGGGTAAGGGTGAGTTTGTTGAGATTCAGGGGACGGCGGAAGGCAAGCCCTTTCCCAGGGAGGCTGTCGACTCCCTGATCACTCTGGCGGAAAAGGGCATCCGGCAGTTGCTTCAGGTCCAGGAGGAGGCGCTTAAGCTGGTCTAG
- a CDS encoding PKD domain-containing protein has protein sequence MMKAKRAKMVWIIAALSVFGIACCYGCAAENNDPVVSGLYADSNMLSLGHSSTIAAVASDPDGDELQYQWFVSDGDIPGEGSEITWTAPLIPGAYTVTVVVTDGRGGQSAMTITLGVAPGRDPVIVSFEAADTGCKKSTPVAIDCLAYDPDGDDLTYRWSATGGEITGEGPFVSWVAPEELGTYTITVYVSDGIGGEVEESLEIEVKGG, from the coding sequence ATGATGAAAGCAAAGCGCGCTAAAATGGTATGGATTATTGCAGCCCTGTCTGTCTTCGGCATAGCCTGTTGCTACGGCTGTGCTGCCGAGAACAATGACCCGGTAGTAAGCGGCCTTTATGCTGATTCCAACATGCTTTCTCTGGGACATAGCTCGACGATAGCTGCGGTTGCCTCCGACCCGGATGGTGATGAGCTGCAGTATCAATGGTTCGTCTCCGATGGGGATATCCCCGGTGAGGGTTCCGAGATTACCTGGACCGCCCCGCTTATCCCCGGCGCTTATACTGTTACCGTTGTCGTGACGGACGGCAGGGGTGGCCAGTCGGCCATGACGATTACTCTGGGTGTCGCGCCCGGTAGAGATCCCGTCATTGTCAGCTTTGAGGCTGCCGACACCGGTTGTAAGAAAAGCACCCCGGTGGCAATAGACTGCCTTGCCTACGACCCGGACGGTGATGATCTGACCTACCGGTGGTCGGCAACCGGCGGTGAGATAACGGGAGAAGGCCCGTTTGTGTCTTGGGTTGCGCCCGAGGAGCTGGGTACCTATACCATCACCGTTTATGTCAGTGACGGTATAGGTGGCGAGGTGGAAGAGTCGCTGGAGATCGAAGTCAAGGGTGGCTGA
- a CDS encoding Smr/MutS family protein yields MAKIVLDLHDIYNKGYQIDAELNRVIEEAIEKKIALVEIIPGKGSGQLKKRTLRFLARPEIKGLYHRVEKDDKNFGRIFVHFRH; encoded by the coding sequence TTGGCTAAGATAGTGTTAGACCTGCATGATATTTATAATAAGGGCTATCAGATCGATGCGGAACTCAACCGTGTCATAGAGGAAGCCATCGAAAAGAAGATTGCCCTGGTTGAGATTATCCCCGGCAAGGGGTCAGGGCAACTGAAAAAACGCACCCTACGATTCCTGGCCAGACCGGAAATCAAGGGGCTCTATCACCGGGTTGAAAAAGACGACAAGAATTTCGGAAGGATTTTTGTGCACTTCAGACACTAG
- a CDS encoding nitroreductase family protein, with protein MDIPFSRWHSAIEKRRSRRRFDTNRPIERDKLSALDTACKQFTPFPAARAYLVTDPVKGVFKGIVGSYGKIKGAPAFIAFIGNMDNPSVQEEAGYTGEGIILEATALGLNTCWVAGFFRNEVVASLIEIKSNERVLAVTPVGYSPGVESLEEKLMTFFGRTHRRLPVSRLVSKPDRDDLPEWIKASLEAARLAPSAVNRQPWGFDIAEDSITVYIRTGGREFAVSKRLDCGIAMLHLEVAAMSYGVKGRWQFLEAPQVARFSYGQNG; from the coding sequence ATGGATATCCCTTTTTCAAGATGGCATTCCGCTATAGAAAAGCGAAGGTCACGCCGGCGCTTTGATACAAACCGTCCCATCGAACGAGATAAGCTGTCGGCTCTTGATACCGCATGTAAACAGTTCACGCCATTTCCCGCTGCCAGAGCGTATCTTGTGACCGATCCGGTAAAAGGCGTTTTCAAAGGTATTGTGGGCAGCTATGGCAAGATTAAGGGCGCCCCTGCATTTATTGCCTTTATCGGGAATATGGACAACCCTTCCGTTCAAGAAGAAGCAGGCTATACCGGAGAGGGGATTATTCTGGAGGCAACTGCCCTCGGGTTGAATACCTGCTGGGTTGCCGGATTCTTCAGAAATGAGGTTGTGGCTTCACTAATCGAAATCAAGAGCAACGAACGGGTCCTGGCTGTGACCCCGGTGGGTTATTCACCCGGCGTTGAATCACTGGAAGAGAAACTGATGACTTTTTTCGGGCGCACTCACCGGCGCCTGCCGGTTTCCAGGCTGGTAAGTAAACCGGATCGAGATGACTTGCCTGAGTGGATAAAAGCATCCCTCGAGGCCGCCAGGCTTGCTCCTTCTGCGGTTAACCGCCAGCCCTGGGGTTTCGATATCGCCGAAGACAGCATAACCGTTTACATAAGAACCGGCGGCCGGGAATTTGCCGTTTCAAAGCGGCTCGATTGCGGCATTGCCATGTTACATCTTGAGGTGGCGGCGATGAGTTACGGGGTAAAAGGGCGATGGCAGTTCCTGGAGGCCCCACAGGTAGCCAGGTTCAGCTACGGGCAAAATGGATAA
- the glpX gene encoding class II fructose-bisphosphatase: MERNTAMELVRVTEAAALSSARYMGRGDKNLVDKTAVSAMRHLLGQVQMDGIVVIGEGEKDQAPMLYIGERIGDGSSPKVDIAVDPVDGTTSVARGLPGAISVIALSERGSMHCPREFFYMDKIVTGPEAVGCIDIEAPVKDNLNNIARAKGKKVADVTVVVLDRPRHEKLISDIRDAGARVKLITDGDVAASIDVALPLRSVDVLMGIGGTPEGVLSAAAMRCIGGCIQAKPWPRDEAERKSAEAAGADVNRVYKTEDFITSDDVFFAATGVSTGELLRGVHYFSGGASTQSLAMRGLSGTVRWIDSSHNFNRLNKLDGISTD; this comes from the coding sequence ATCGAGAGAAATACTGCCATGGAGCTGGTGCGTGTCACCGAGGCGGCTGCTTTATCCTCGGCCCGCTATATGGGCCGGGGTGACAAGAACCTGGTGGATAAGACTGCGGTCAGCGCGATGCGTCACCTGCTGGGACAGGTGCAGATGGATGGCATCGTCGTCATCGGTGAGGGAGAGAAGGACCAGGCCCCGATGCTTTATATCGGGGAGAGGATCGGAGACGGCTCCAGTCCGAAGGTTGATATCGCCGTCGACCCGGTCGACGGCACCACCTCGGTTGCCCGCGGTCTGCCCGGAGCGATATCGGTAATCGCCCTATCCGAGCGGGGTTCGATGCACTGCCCACGGGAGTTCTTCTATATGGACAAGATTGTCACCGGTCCGGAGGCGGTCGGCTGTATCGACATTGAAGCACCGGTTAAAGATAACCTGAATAACATAGCCAGGGCCAAGGGTAAAAAGGTTGCCGACGTTACCGTGGTGGTCCTGGACCGGCCCCGCCATGAGAAGCTGATATCCGATATTCGAGATGCCGGAGCGAGGGTGAAGCTGATCACCGACGGCGACGTAGCCGCCAGCATCGACGTGGCGCTGCCTTTACGCAGCGTCGATGTGCTGATGGGTATCGGCGGCACTCCGGAGGGGGTGCTCTCCGCCGCCGCGATGCGCTGTATCGGCGGCTGCATCCAGGCCAAGCCCTGGCCCCGTGATGAAGCGGAAAGAAAATCGGCCGAGGCGGCCGGGGCGGACGTCAACAGGGTGTATAAGACCGAGGACTTCATCACCAGTGACGACGTCTTCTTCGCTGCCACCGGCGTCAGTACCGGCGAGCTCTTAAGGGGGGTTCACTATTTCAGCGGCGGTGCCAGCACCCAGTCGCTGGCGATGCGGGGCCTCTCCGGTACGGTACGCTGGATAGACTCGTCCCACAACTTCAACCGGCTTAACAAGCTCGACGGCATCTCTACCGATTGA
- a CDS encoding ATP-dependent 6-phosphofructokinase, giving the protein MNRIGILSGGGDCAGINPAIKWVVKTALDERLQRERGLRYEVIGIRDGWRGLLEVTTLPLDQEIVRTWDRYGGTMLGTSRTNPGNPENDRTQTVLDNIEKLGLSAVIAIGGDDTLSVAYRLHQAGISVVGIPKTIDKDLPETDYTLGFETAVNVITEEIDRLRTTAGSHQRIFVVETMGRHSGWLALEGGESSGAFIILIPECDFVPENIYRLVREGRRDGARYNIIVAAEGAKPVGGAEFVRESSLDAFGHKKLGGIAEALAREIERATVLETRSVKLSHLQRGGAPCAYDRRMGRYFGIAAVDLVTANDFGKMVCLKNGRITACPLECVIGRTGFVDVATQYDAERYNGRRTILGDRNNTNRRQQ; this is encoded by the coding sequence GTGAACCGGATTGGTATTCTCAGCGGCGGCGGTGACTGTGCCGGCATCAATCCGGCCATAAAATGGGTGGTCAAAACGGCCCTGGACGAAAGGCTGCAGCGGGAAAGAGGGCTGCGCTACGAGGTTATCGGCATCCGGGATGGCTGGCGGGGGCTGCTGGAGGTTACTACCCTGCCGCTTGACCAGGAGATAGTCCGTACCTGGGACCGGTATGGCGGCACCATGCTGGGGACTTCGCGGACCAACCCCGGCAACCCCGAGAACGACCGGACCCAGACGGTGCTGGACAACATCGAGAAGCTCGGCCTGAGTGCCGTCATCGCCATCGGCGGCGACGATACCCTGAGCGTCGCCTACCGCCTGCATCAGGCCGGCATAAGTGTCGTCGGTATCCCCAAGACCATCGATAAAGACCTCCCCGAGACCGATTACACCCTCGGCTTCGAGACTGCCGTAAATGTGATTACCGAGGAAATCGACCGCCTGCGCACTACCGCCGGCTCCCACCAGCGGATTTTCGTCGTGGAGACGATGGGGCGGCACTCCGGCTGGCTGGCCCTGGAGGGCGGCGAGTCCAGCGGGGCCTTCATCATCCTCATCCCCGAGTGTGATTTCGTGCCGGAGAATATTTACCGGCTGGTCCGGGAGGGCCGGCGGGACGGAGCCAGGTACAATATCATTGTAGCCGCCGAGGGTGCCAAGCCGGTCGGCGGCGCCGAGTTCGTCCGGGAGTCCAGCCTCGATGCTTTCGGGCATAAGAAGCTCGGCGGTATTGCCGAGGCCCTGGCCCGGGAAATCGAGCGGGCCACCGTTCTCGAGACGCGCAGCGTCAAACTGAGCCATCTCCAGCGGGGCGGAGCGCCCTGTGCCTACGACCGCAGGATGGGCCGCTATTTCGGCATTGCTGCGGTCGACCTGGTGACTGCCAACGACTTCGGTAAGATGGTGTGCCTGAAAAACGGACGGATTACCGCCTGCCCGCTAGAGTGCGTTATCGGCCGCACCGGCTTTGTCGATGTCGCAACGCAGTACGATGCGGAGCGGTATAACGGTCGCCGCACCATACTGGGCGACCGAAACAATACGAATAGGAGGCAGCAGTAG
- a CDS encoding class II fructose-bisphosphate aldolase: MKNEIDALVKDAVFSPDDAIRADCRRRIREIAAAHGAYPASIQGLYQAAGKGLYSGKSVPAINIRGITYQVARAVFRAALAHRVGALIFEIARSEIGYTAQRPDEYAVCVLAAAVREGFRGPVFLQGDHFQVNAKKFQAGADAELGSVRDLIREAVDAGFYNIDIDASTLVDLTRPSLEEQQENNCVVTADMTRFIRGIEPPGVTISVGGEIGEVGKQNSTVADLRAFMSGYLERLGPDVTGISKISVQTGTAHGGVVMPDGSLVKVKVDFETLEKLSEAARREYGLAGAVQHGASTLPDTAFDNFPRVNTVEVHLATGFQNIIYESPYFPEDLMAKINAHLKDKYRSEKKPDDTEDQFLYKTRKKAFGDFKREMWDLPPENLDKIRDTLEERFALLFHKLAVTDTVALVERYVS; this comes from the coding sequence ATGAAAAACGAGATTGATGCTCTGGTGAAGGACGCCGTCTTCAGTCCCGACGATGCTATCCGGGCCGACTGCCGGCGGCGTATCCGGGAGATTGCCGCCGCTCATGGAGCCTACCCGGCCAGCATCCAGGGTCTGTATCAGGCGGCGGGGAAAGGGCTCTACTCGGGCAAGTCCGTTCCGGCGATCAATATCCGGGGTATTACCTACCAGGTGGCCCGGGCGGTCTTCAGGGCGGCTCTGGCGCACCGGGTCGGGGCTCTTATCTTCGAAATTGCCCGCTCCGAGATCGGCTATACCGCCCAGCGTCCGGATGAGTATGCCGTCTGCGTGCTGGCGGCTGCCGTGCGGGAAGGTTTCCGCGGCCCGGTCTTCCTTCAGGGCGACCACTTTCAGGTAAACGCCAAGAAATTTCAGGCCGGGGCGGATGCCGAGCTCGGCTCCGTCCGGGACTTGATCCGGGAGGCGGTGGACGCCGGATTCTATAACATCGACATCGATGCCTCGACTCTGGTCGACCTGACCCGGCCGTCGTTGGAAGAGCAGCAGGAAAACAACTGCGTGGTCACCGCCGATATGACCCGCTTCATCCGCGGCATCGAACCGCCTGGTGTTACCATTTCCGTGGGCGGCGAAATCGGCGAGGTCGGCAAGCAGAACAGCACGGTGGCGGACCTGCGTGCGTTTATGTCCGGATATCTCGAGCGTCTCGGGCCGGACGTGACCGGCATCTCCAAAATCAGCGTTCAGACCGGGACCGCGCACGGCGGTGTGGTCATGCCGGACGGTTCGCTGGTCAAGGTGAAGGTTGATTTCGAGACCCTGGAGAAGCTATCCGAAGCGGCGCGGCGGGAATACGGACTGGCCGGAGCGGTGCAGCACGGAGCCTCGACGCTGCCCGATACGGCTTTCGACAACTTTCCCCGGGTGAACACGGTCGAGGTGCACCTGGCCACCGGATTCCAGAACATCATCTACGAGAGTCCTTATTTCCCTGAGGATTTAATGGCTAAAATCAACGCCCACCTCAAGGACAAATACCGGAGCGAGAAAAAGCCCGACGATACCGAGGACCAGTTCCTGTACAAGACTCGTAAGAAGGCCTTCGGCGATTTCAAGCGTGAGATGTGGGACCTGCCGCCGGAGAACCTGGATAAAATACGGGATACCCTGGAAGAGCGCTTCGCCCTGCTCTTTCACAAATTAGCGGTCACCGATACCGTGGCGCTGGTCGAACGGTACGTGTCTTAG
- a CDS encoding glutamate-5-semialdehyde dehydrogenase, translated as MTSPLAELEAKGKAVKAASRRMACISTGVKNEALRNIAADLSARKDEILEANRIDYRAGEASGMGTAMLDRLMLSAERLEAIAQDVLTVAALPDPVGEVFDMRTLPNGLQLGRKRVPLGVIGAIYESRPNVTIDISALCLKSGNAIMLRGGKEAIHSSGALARVVQEAADRAGIPDGAVQFIENTDRSLVGHMLKMSGIIDLIIPRGGGGLIKFVTENAAMPVVSGGIGVCHTYVDRSADPDQAVAIAYNAKVQRPTVCNALDTLLVHTDIAGRYLPLVAKEWAKASVEMHCDERALAILKRDPSLKLVPAVEEDWGKEFLSLTAAVKVVNSLDEALEHIERYGSGHSEAIVTEEYQPAMRFLNEVDAACVYVNASTRFTDGSQFGLGAEVGISTQKMHARGPLGLKELTSYKWIIFGNGQVRP; from the coding sequence ATGACATCACCACTTGCGGAACTGGAAGCAAAGGGCAAGGCGGTTAAGGCTGCCTCCCGCCGTATGGCCTGCATCTCCACCGGAGTCAAGAACGAGGCTTTGCGCAACATCGCCGCCGACCTGTCCGCCAGAAAGGATGAAATACTGGAAGCCAACCGCATCGACTACCGGGCTGGCGAAGCCTCCGGGATGGGAACGGCAATGCTCGACCGCCTGATGCTCTCCGCCGAACGCCTCGAGGCCATTGCCCAGGATGTCCTTACCGTGGCCGCTCTGCCCGACCCAGTGGGAGAGGTCTTCGATATGCGTACCCTGCCCAACGGTCTGCAGCTGGGCAGAAAACGGGTGCCCCTGGGGGTAATCGGCGCCATCTACGAAAGCCGCCCCAACGTCACCATAGACATCTCCGCCCTCTGCCTGAAGTCGGGTAACGCCATTATGCTGCGGGGAGGCAAGGAGGCAATTCATTCCTCCGGCGCCCTGGCCAGGGTGGTCCAGGAGGCGGCAGACAGAGCCGGCATCCCCGACGGCGCGGTACAGTTCATTGAGAACACCGACCGCTCTCTGGTCGGGCATATGCTCAAAATGAGCGGCATTATCGACCTCATCATCCCCCGCGGCGGCGGCGGGCTGATCAAATTCGTCACCGAAAACGCCGCTATGCCCGTGGTCAGCGGCGGGATAGGAGTCTGCCATACCTACGTAGACCGCAGCGCCGATCCGGACCAGGCGGTAGCGATAGCCTATAACGCCAAGGTGCAGCGCCCCACCGTCTGCAACGCCCTGGATACCCTGCTCGTCCACACCGACATCGCCGGGCGCTATCTGCCGCTGGTGGCTAAGGAATGGGCCAAAGCGAGCGTGGAGATGCACTGCGACGAGCGGGCTTTAGCCATCCTGAAAAGAGACCCCTCTCTGAAGCTCGTCCCGGCCGTCGAGGAGGACTGGGGAAAGGAGTTCCTGTCGCTAACGGCCGCAGTAAAGGTGGTGAACTCCCTGGACGAGGCACTGGAACATATTGAGCGCTACGGCTCCGGCCATTCCGAGGCCATTGTCACCGAGGAATACCAGCCGGCGATGCGCTTCCTGAACGAGGTCGATGCCGCCTGCGTCTATGTCAACGCCAGCACCCGCTTCACCGACGGCAGCCAGTTCGGCCTGGGAGCCGAGGTCGGCATCAGCACGCAGAAGATGCACGCCCGCGGCCCTCTGGGTCTCAAGGAGCTGACCAGCTACAAGTGGATTATCTTCGGCAACGGACAGGTGCGGCCCTAA
- the proB gene encoding glutamate 5-kinase, whose product MGKTREPAYKRIVAKLGTGLLTGGSDHLDQEIMSGLVNQVARLHKQGRELIIVSSGSIALGKYRLGLSRKIKGIPYRQVLAAVGQSLLMHVYDQLFQQHDITVAQALLAKADLIDRAGYLNARNTLLALLELRVIPVINENDVVAVEEIKEAKFGDNDNLSAMVANLVDADLLILLSDIAGLYTADPRSNPDATLIPQVEKIDARIESLATGTLSSLATGGMVTKIEAAKLATASGVTLVIADGMEPDIILKLADGQATGTRFLPASSKLESRQRWMLSGLSTRGKLIVDPGAAAALKKRGSLLAAGIERAEGRFERGDIVNIYDHDKSRIGCGITNYSSQDIGIIKGAHSRKITTLLGYDYGSEVVHRNNLVVL is encoded by the coding sequence ATGGGTAAAACCAGGGAGCCAGCATACAAGCGCATAGTGGCCAAGCTCGGTACCGGTCTGCTTACCGGCGGCAGCGACCACCTGGACCAGGAGATAATGTCAGGCCTGGTCAATCAGGTGGCCCGGCTCCACAAGCAGGGCCGGGAGCTGATCATTGTCTCCTCGGGCTCAATCGCCCTGGGCAAGTACCGGCTGGGACTGTCGCGGAAAATCAAGGGCATCCCCTACCGCCAGGTGCTGGCCGCGGTAGGGCAAAGCCTGCTGATGCATGTCTACGACCAGCTTTTCCAGCAGCACGACATCACCGTAGCCCAGGCCCTGCTGGCCAAGGCAGACCTTATCGACCGGGCCGGCTACTTAAACGCCCGCAATACCCTGCTCGCCCTGCTCGAGCTCCGGGTAATACCGGTCATCAACGAGAACGACGTGGTAGCTGTCGAAGAGATTAAAGAGGCTAAATTCGGCGATAACGACAACCTGTCGGCGATGGTGGCCAACCTGGTCGATGCCGACCTGCTCATCCTGCTGTCCGACATCGCCGGGCTGTATACCGCCGACCCCCGCAGCAACCCCGACGCCACCCTCATTCCCCAGGTGGAAAAGATCGACGCCCGGATCGAGAGTCTGGCCACCGGCACACTGAGCAGCCTGGCCACCGGCGGTATGGTCACCAAGATAGAAGCCGCCAAACTGGCAACCGCCTCAGGAGTAACCCTGGTTATCGCCGACGGCATGGAGCCGGACATTATACTGAAGCTGGCCGACGGCCAGGCAACCGGCACCCGCTTCCTGCCCGCCAGCAGCAAGCTCGAGAGCCGCCAGCGCTGGATGCTCAGCGGCCTTTCCACCAGGGGCAAGCTGATAGTGGACCCGGGGGCTGCCGCGGCGCTGAAGAAACGGGGCAGTCTTCTTGCCGCCGGCATCGAGCGGGCCGAAGGCAGATTCGAGCGGGGCGACATAGTCAATATCTACGACCACGACAAGTCCCGTATCGGCTGCGGCATAACCAACTACAGCTCCCAGGACATCGGTATTATTAAAGGTGCACACTCCAGGAAGATCACCACCCTCCTCGGCTATGACTACGGCTCGGAAGTGGTTCATCGGAATAACCTGGTAGTGCTTTAG
- a CDS encoding zf-TFIIB domain-containing protein, translating into MICPVCQSDMIVVEHNRIELDYCAACHGVWFDAGELELLLGSLGLDGAGRLLGDIPEAAEVDTGEEKRRCPFCRRKMKKVDLEKKVLVDLCPQGEGIWFDGGEVGELIGRLFQKTPHQPDVLQNAIEFLGEVIKPWE; encoded by the coding sequence ATGATATGCCCGGTCTGTCAGAGCGATATGATTGTCGTGGAGCATAACCGCATCGAGCTTGATTACTGTGCTGCGTGCCACGGGGTATGGTTTGATGCCGGCGAACTTGAGTTGCTGCTCGGTTCTCTGGGACTGGATGGCGCCGGCCGGTTGCTTGGCGATATTCCGGAGGCCGCAGAGGTTGATACCGGAGAGGAGAAGCGCCGGTGCCCCTTCTGCCGCCGCAAGATGAAAAAGGTAGACCTGGAGAAAAAAGTGCTGGTTGACCTCTGTCCTCAGGGGGAGGGGATATGGTTCGATGGCGGAGAGGTCGGGGAGCTGATTGGCCGTCTGTTTCAAAAAACACCGCACCAACCGGACGTGCTGCAGAATGCCATCGAATTTCTGGGTGAGGTTATCAAGCCCTGGGAATAA